Proteins found in one Oryza glaberrima chromosome 4, OglaRS2, whole genome shotgun sequence genomic segment:
- the LOC127771535 gene encoding oligopeptide transporter 4-like, which translates to MEIEHLGARAAAAAGEDDQSPVEQVRLTVPTTDDPSLPVWTFRMWTIGLLSCAMLSYINQFFSYRSEPIVITQITVQVAALPIGHFLARVLPKRKFTVFGRECSLNPGPFNVKEHVLISIFANAGAAFGNGGAYAIDIINIIKAFYHRSISFPTSLLLVITTQVLGYGWAGLMRKYVVEPAHMWWPQSLVQVSLLRALHEKENLRMTRAKFFLIALICSAAWYVVPGYLFPTVGAVSWLCWAFPRSVTMQQIGSGMSGLGVGAFTLDWATVVSFLGSPLVYPFFAIVNVWVGFVLLVYVMLPIAYWVLNLYQASTFPFFSASLFDHTGEEYRISEIVNDRFELDTDAYARQGKIHLSLFFATSYGLGFATIAATLSHVTLFYGTEMYRRFRQAAREKPDVHTRLMRRYDDIPNWWFYGMLALAMVAALLLCTVFKDEVQLPWWALLCAVAVAFFFTLPISVITATTNTTPGLNIITEYVMGLIMPGKPIANVCFKVYGYISMNQAVSFLTDFKLGHYMKIPPRSMFLVQFIGSIVAGTVNMSVAWWLLSTVPHICDKKHLPEGSPWTCPGSRVFFDASVIWGLVGPRRIFGPLGYYGALNWFFLGGLAGPAVVWLLARALPRHAGWIRLIHLPVLLGATANMPPASTLNYTAWCSVGAVFNYLVFRRRKAWWQRYNYVLSAAMDAGVAIMGVLIYFCLSSRGITPDWWGNSDINIDHCDLSTCPTAKGVIVEGCPVF; encoded by the exons ATGGAGATTGAGCATCTCGgcgcccgcgcggccgccgccgccggcgaggatgaCCAGTCGCCGGTGGAGCAGGTCCGGCTGACCGTGCCGACGACCGACGACCCGTCTCTGCCGGTATGGACGTTCCGGATGTGGACCATCGGGCTCCTCTCCTGCGCCATGCTCTCCTACATCAACCAGTTCTTCTCCTACCGCTCTGAGCCCATCGTCATCACCCAGATCACTGTCCAG gtGGCGGCGCTGCCAATAGGGCACTTCTTGGCACGCGTGCTGCCGAAGAGGAAGTTCACGGTGTTCGGGCGGGAGTGCTCGCTGAACCCTGGGCCATTCAACGTGAAGGAGCACGTCCTGATATCCATCTTCGCCAACGCCGGCGCCGCGTtcggcaacggcggcgcctACGCCATCGACATCATCAACATCATCAAGGCGTTCTACCACCGCAGCATCTCCTTCCCCAccagcctcctcctcgtcatcaccACCCAG GTGTTGGGCTACGGATGGGCAGGGCTGATGAGGAAGTACGTGGTGGAGCCGGCGCACATGTGGTGGCCGCAGAGTCTCGTGCAGGTTTCCCTCCTGAG GGCGTTGCACGAGAAGGAGAACCTGCGGATGACGCGGGCCAAGTTCTTCCTGATCGCGCTGATCTGCAGCGCGGCGTGGTACGTGGTGCCGGGCTACCTGTTCCCGACCGTGGGCGCGGTGTCGTGGCTGTGCTGGGCGTTCCCGAGGTCGGTGACGATGCAGCAGATCGGGTCCGGCATGAgcggcctcggcgtcggcgccttCACGCTCGACTGGGCcaccgtcgtctccttcctggGCAGCCCGCTCGTGTACCCGTTCTTCGCCATCGTCAACGTCTGGGTCGGCTTCGTGCTCCTCGTCTACGTCATGCTGCCCATCGCCTACTGGGTGCTCAACCTGTACCAGGCCAGCACGTTCCCCTTTTTCTCCGCGAGCCTGTTCGACCACACCGGCGAGGAGTACAGGATCTCGGAGATCGTCAACGACAGGTTCGAGCTCGACACGGACGCCTACGCGCGGCAGGGGAAGATCCACCTCAGCCTCTTCTTCGCCACCTCCTACGGCCTCGGcttcgccaccatcgccgccaccctGTCCCACGTCACGCTCTTCTATGGAAC GGAGATGTATCGCAGGTTCCGGCAGGCGGCCAGGGAGAAGCCGGACGTGCACACGAGGCTGATGAGGAGGTACGATGACATCCCCAACTGGTGGTTCTACGGCATGCTCGCGTTGgccatggtggcggcgctgTTGCTCTGCACCGTGTTCAAGGACGAGGTGCAGCTGCCGTGGTGGGCGCTACTCtgcgccgtggccgtggccttcttcttcacgctcCCCATCAGTGTTATCACCGCCACCACAAACACG ACCCCAGGGCTGAACATCATCACGGAGTATGTGATGGGGCTGATCATGCCGGGGAAGCCGATAGCCAACGTGTGCTTCAAGGTGTATGGTTACATCAGCATGAACCAGGCCGTCTCCTTCCTCACTGACTTCAAACTCGGCCACTACATGAAGATTCCTCCAAGATCCATGTTTCTAGTCCAG TTCATCGGGTCGATCGTGGCGGGGACGGTGAACATGTCGGTGGCGTGGTGGCTGCTGTCGACGGTGCCGCACATCTGCGACAAGAAGCACCTCCCGGAGGGGAGCCCGTGGACGTGCCCGGGCTCCCGCGTGTTCTTCGACGCGTCGGTGATCTGGGGACTGGTCGGGCCTCGCCGGATCTTCGGCCCGCTCGGCTACTACGGCGCGCTCAACTGGTTCTTCCTCGGCGGGCTGGCGGGGCCGGCGGTGGTGTGGCTGCTGGCGAGGGCGCTGCCGCGGCACGCCGGCTGGATCAGGCTCATCCACCTCCCCGTGCTCCTCGGCGCCACCGCCAACatgccgccggcgtcgacgctCAACTACACGGCGTGGTGCTCCGTCGGCGCCGTGTTCAACTACCTGGTGTTCCGCCGCCGCAAGGCGTGGTGGCAGCGGTACAACTACGTGCtgtcggcggcgatggacgcCGGCGTGGCCATCATGGGCGTGCTCATCTACTTCTGCCTGTCCAGCCGCGGCATCACCCCAGACTGGTGGGGCAACAGCGACATCAACATCGACCACTGCGACCTCTCCACCT